In Paenibacillus sp. FSL R7-0345, a single window of DNA contains:
- a CDS encoding sensor histidine kinase translates to MVRRANLFVKMVAILFSLILVTLLFYGLSYRKDIGVITDQIKTTDLNHLEFLTQQMDNNINQLAGSMYALQRDPTIRDYEQIQQLGHLIDPAQTVMTVLEKLSLQTSSSTWENRIVLYKPLSGETLGSDSSLSFDASVLEKPLHPGWEYIPEGKGSNEAGFRLLLSDPVEDKGNPRQAELLMSMYFPVSNIERMFDTYQSQNKGDTFLYHPAYGVILSRHTDRELARQIITAAEPLAGHETSDIFNLKEGSFLVSSVPSSAVTWQVIHYSPLEQILQPIQSSRYTFLTGSVILLVMSLLFSLQLYRQVQRPVSLLLRSLNRMKEGRWSTRIHARTNPEFTMLNEEFNEMAEKIQALIEQVYLEQLQAKDAHLKQLQSQINPHFLYNCLFFIKSKAVVGDTASVEAMALNLGEYYRYITRVDHSLTTLEDELKLLENYLEIQNLRKQRLCYTMDIAGELLGMQIPRLLIQPLVENSIIHGIEKKIGQGFIRITASQTPSAVTVTVEDNGAGMTGEAIASLQARLSEQTREDGGCGLWNIQQRLKYHYGNSSGLLISPSPEGGLIITLCMEKKEEHHAPNSTG, encoded by the coding sequence ATGGTCAGGCGTGCGAATCTATTTGTCAAAATGGTTGCGATTCTGTTCTCTCTCATTTTAGTAACACTCTTATTCTACGGCTTGTCGTACCGCAAGGATATCGGTGTCATTACGGACCAGATCAAAACAACCGATTTGAATCATCTGGAGTTTCTGACTCAGCAGATGGACAACAATATCAACCAGCTGGCAGGCAGCATGTATGCCCTTCAAAGAGATCCGACTATCCGTGACTATGAGCAGATTCAGCAGCTGGGCCACCTTATTGATCCTGCCCAGACCGTAATGACTGTCTTGGAGAAGCTTTCCCTGCAGACCAGCTCCAGCACGTGGGAGAACCGGATTGTCCTGTACAAGCCGCTCAGCGGTGAGACCCTGGGGTCGGATTCTTCACTGTCATTCGATGCCTCGGTCCTGGAAAAGCCGCTGCATCCGGGCTGGGAATATATTCCCGAAGGCAAGGGCAGCAATGAAGCCGGCTTCCGGCTGCTTCTGTCCGATCCGGTCGAGGACAAGGGCAATCCCCGGCAGGCCGAGCTGCTGATGTCCATGTATTTTCCCGTATCCAATATTGAGCGGATGTTCGATACGTACCAGTCGCAAAACAAAGGTGACACCTTCCTGTACCATCCGGCTTACGGGGTCATTCTCTCCCGTCATACCGACAGGGAGTTGGCCAGGCAGATCATTACAGCCGCGGAGCCTCTGGCAGGCCATGAGACTTCAGATATTTTCAACCTTAAGGAAGGCAGCTTTCTCGTCAGCTCAGTCCCGTCCTCGGCGGTTACCTGGCAGGTCATTCATTATTCGCCTCTCGAACAGATTTTACAGCCTATCCAGAGCAGCCGTTACACTTTTCTTACAGGCTCGGTCATCCTTTTGGTCATGAGTCTGCTGTTTTCCCTTCAGCTCTACCGCCAGGTACAGCGTCCTGTAAGCCTCTTGCTGCGTTCCCTCAACAGAATGAAGGAAGGACGCTGGTCTACCCGGATTCATGCCAGGACCAATCCCGAGTTCACGATGCTTAACGAAGAATTCAATGAAATGGCGGAAAAAATCCAAGCGCTGATTGAACAGGTCTATCTGGAGCAGCTCCAGGCCAAAGATGCCCATCTGAAGCAGCTTCAATCACAGATCAATCCGCATTTTCTCTATAACTGCCTGTTTTTTATCAAAAGCAAGGCCGTTGTCGGCGATACAGCCTCGGTAGAAGCCATGGCTCTTAATCTTGGGGAATATTACCGTTATATCACCAGAGTCGACCATTCTCTCACAACGCTTGAGGATGAGCTGAAGCTGTTGGAGAATTACCTGGAGATTCAGAATCTAAGGAAACAGCGGCTCTGTTATACGATGGATATCGCCGGTGAATTGCTGGGCATGCAGATCCCCCGGCTGCTGATTCAGCCCTTGGTCGAGAACAGCATTATTCACGGGATTGAGAAAAAAATCGGACAGGGCTTCATCCGGATCACGGCCAGCCAAACGCCTTCTGCGGTTACAGTCACTGTAGAGGATAACGGAGCAGGTATGACCGGTGAGGCGATTGCCTCATTGCAGGCCAGATTGTCCGAACAGACACGCGAAGACGGAGGCTGCGGCCTCTGGAACATCCAGCAGCGCCTTAAATATCACTACGGCAATTCCTCCGGCCTGCTGATCTCCCCCTCCCCCGAAGGAGGACTAATAATCACTCTCTGTATGGAGAAGAAAGAGGAACACCATGCACCAAATTCTACTGGTTGA
- a CDS encoding response regulator, producing MHQILLVDDEPYVVDDLSISLPWTEMGFGLVHKAYSGYEALDLLQRYPIDIVVTDINMPEISGIELIASIRSRWKHIRVVMLTGYAEFEYARKAIEEQASAYYLLKPIANDQLVAVIAKLQNELRGEWEAWSSYQRTMQTFREHLPLLRDRLLGDLLQGRKLSGPQLQERLAQFDLPLSTSQPVCLAVVRPEEFFRRQDMHSMLLFEYAIINIAQELFQDRFRIWSCKDVHDYLVFLLQPREDIESGSNPGDEVAQGAYQLQNHVSTLIGGGLSVVTTGWGTFPDQVYSLYQSAISAIRQHIGSETGIYLDATDKSVAQSVEILQPLYEPPLLSHMFEANNWKGIEDKLNAITAELGRNPDRSLEHIHEARLHLETAFYYFAHKNNKMLSEIVGNPLLEQPPFQTPDKLREWALHVILLLREHFESERRDSRTVLIQSVHEYINSNLHYVSLQAIADHVQMHPVYLSKMYKLETGKRISDYIGQAKMEKAAYLLIHTPLKIYEVSAELGYSNAHYFIKLFKEYTGMTPQDYRDRAL from the coding sequence ATGCACCAAATTCTACTGGTTGATGATGAGCCGTATGTTGTCGACGATCTGTCTATCTCCCTTCCCTGGACCGAGATGGGCTTCGGGCTGGTTCACAAAGCCTACTCCGGGTACGAGGCTCTTGATCTGCTTCAGCGTTATCCGATTGATATTGTAGTAACGGATATCAATATGCCGGAGATCTCCGGCATTGAACTGATAGCGTCCATCCGCAGCCGCTGGAAGCATATCCGGGTCGTTATGCTGACCGGTTATGCCGAATTCGAATATGCCCGCAAAGCGATTGAGGAGCAGGCCAGCGCTTATTATCTGCTGAAGCCGATTGCCAATGACCAGCTGGTTGCTGTCATCGCCAAGCTCCAGAATGAGCTGCGCGGCGAATGGGAGGCTTGGTCCTCCTACCAGCGGACGATGCAGACCTTCCGCGAGCACCTTCCTCTGCTCCGCGACCGTCTGCTCGGCGATCTGCTGCAGGGACGTAAGCTTTCGGGGCCGCAGCTGCAGGAACGGCTGGCACAGTTCGATCTGCCGCTCTCTACCAGCCAGCCGGTATGCCTTGCAGTTGTCAGACCCGAGGAATTTTTCCGTCGCCAGGACATGCACAGCATGCTGCTGTTTGAATATGCGATCATTAATATTGCGCAGGAGCTGTTTCAGGACCGGTTCCGCATCTGGTCCTGTAAGGATGTCCATGATTATCTTGTATTTCTGCTTCAGCCAAGAGAGGATATCGAATCCGGCAGCAATCCGGGCGATGAGGTAGCCCAGGGCGCCTACCAGCTGCAGAATCATGTCAGCACGCTGATTGGAGGCGGACTGTCCGTTGTCACTACAGGCTGGGGAACTTTCCCGGATCAGGTCTATTCTCTCTACCAGTCCGCTATCTCTGCCATCCGCCAGCATATCGGCAGCGAAACCGGTATTTATCTGGATGCCACTGACAAAAGCGTTGCCCAGTCAGTTGAGATTCTCCAGCCGCTCTATGAGCCCCCGCTGCTCTCACATATGTTTGAGGCGAATAATTGGAAGGGAATTGAAGACAAGCTGAATGCCATTACAGCAGAGCTGGGCCGCAATCCGGACCGCTCACTGGAGCATATCCACGAAGCCCGCCTGCATCTGGAAACGGCATTCTATTATTTTGCCCACAAGAACAATAAAATGCTGAGCGAGATTGTAGGCAATCCGCTGCTGGAGCAGCCTCCCTTCCAGACGCCGGACAAGCTGCGGGAATGGGCGCTCCACGTCATTCTCCTCCTGAGAGAGCATTTTGAATCAGAGCGCCGGGACAGCCGTACTGTGCTGATCCAAAGCGTCCATGAATATATCAACAGCAACCTGCACTATGTCTCACTCCAGGCCATTGCCGATCATGTGCAGATGCATCCGGTCTATCTGTCCAAAATGTACAAGCTGGAGACAGGCAAACGAATCAGCGACTATATCGGTCAGGCCAAGATGGAAAAAGCGGCGTATCTGCTGATTCATACGCCGCTCAAAATATATGAGGTTTCCGCTGAGCTGGGTTATTCCAATGCCCATTATTTCATCAAGCTTTTTAAAGAATATACCGGAATGACCCCGCAGGATTACCGCGATCGGGCATTGTAG
- a CDS encoding carbohydrate ABC transporter permease, translating into MSTHRKRSVSSFLLTSLTWLIVIVTIFPIIWMIFTSLHSNDQILNGITSFSLTKPQWVNYINMWDTVNFAIYFRNSLLICGATTLLAGSFAVLAGYALARFDFPGSKAFSMSIISTQLIPGIMFLFPIYLMFLWIKNTFGLPMINTYWGMILVYTAFYTPISIWIMRGFFVSIPRDLEESAAIDGCSKFQAFYKIILPLSVPGIIATGIFIFLTAWDELLFAWVLTTSSDVQTIPVGIRLFVGQYNTRYDLLMAASTVVTVPVMVVFFMTQKYFISGMTAGAVKG; encoded by the coding sequence ATGAGTACACATAGAAAACGTTCTGTCTCTTCGTTTCTGCTGACATCACTGACCTGGCTGATTGTCATCGTGACGATCTTCCCGATCATTTGGATGATCTTTACCTCCTTGCACTCCAACGACCAGATTTTGAACGGCATCACAAGCTTCAGCCTGACGAAGCCGCAGTGGGTCAATTATATTAACATGTGGGACACAGTGAATTTTGCTATTTATTTCCGGAACAGTCTGCTGATCTGCGGCGCAACAACCCTGCTGGCCGGCTCCTTTGCCGTTCTGGCCGGATATGCGCTCGCCCGGTTTGATTTTCCGGGATCGAAGGCGTTCAGCATGAGTATCATATCCACCCAGCTTATCCCGGGTATTATGTTCCTGTTCCCGATTTACCTGATGTTCCTGTGGATTAAAAATACGTTCGGCTTACCGATGATCAATACGTACTGGGGGATGATTCTTGTCTATACGGCGTTTTATACGCCGATCAGTATCTGGATCATGCGCGGTTTCTTTGTCTCCATCCCAAGAGATCTGGAGGAGTCCGCAGCCATTGACGGCTGCTCCAAATTTCAGGCTTTTTACAAAATCATTCTGCCGCTGTCCGTACCCGGCATCATTGCGACCGGCATCTTTATCTTCCTAACGGCGTGGGATGAGCTCCTCTTTGCCTGGGTGCTTACCACCAGCTCTGATGTCCAGACGATTCCGGTCGGTATCCGCTTGTTTGTCGGACAGTACAATACCCGCTACGATCTGCTGATGGCGGCTTCGACTGTCGTGACTGTGCCGGTTATGGTTGTATTCTTCATGACGCAGAAGTACTTTATCAGCGGTATGACCGCGGGCGCCGTCAAGGGCTGA